The following DNA comes from Longimicrobium sp..
CTGCTCCCGCACGTGCGGACGGACGCGGTGCGCGAGCTGGTCGTCGCCCTCGGCGTCGCGGCGGTGCCGCTGGCCACGGCGACGGCGGGGGACGAGCCGGTGGCGCAGGTGGTGGTCCTCGTCCTGGCCCCGCCCTCGGCCACGGGGGTGTACCTGCAGACGGTGGCGGCGCTCGCGCGGGTGCTGCGGAGCGACGCGGTGGTGGACGCGATGCTGGCCGCGCACAGCGCCGAGGAGATCCTGGCGATCCCCGAGGTGCGCGAGATCACCATCCAGCCGCGGCTCACGGTGCGCGACGTGATGACGCAGCGCGTGCACCGCGTGGGCCCCGACGCCCCGGTGCGCGAGGTGCTCGACCTGGTTGCTGACCACAAGCTGCGCGCCGTCCCCGTGGTGGACGACGAGCGTGGGGTGCTGGGAATGGTGACCGACCGCGACCTGATGCGCTTCTTCCTCCCCGTCGTCCAGAAGACCACGGGGGAGAGCCCGGCGTCGCTGAAGGACACGCCGGTGCGCGAGGTGATGAGCCGCTCGGTGATCTGCGTGTCGGAGGACCAGGCGCTCACCGAGGTGATGTCGATCATGGTCAGCAAGGACATCGAGCGCCTCCCGGTCGTTTCCGAGGGAAAGCTCACCGGCTTCCTGACGCGGGGAGACATCCTGCGGAAGCTGTTCGCGTTTCCGTAAAGGAAGTCCCAAGTCCCAAGTGCCAAGTCCTAAGTGACGGACTTCAGTACACTTAGGACTTGGGACTCAGGACTCAGGACTTCTTTTCAATCTTCAACCCTGAAGGATAGACGAACCGATGTCCCGTACCTTCGCCATCATCAAGCCCGACGCCGTGCAGAACGGCCACGCGGGGAAGATCCTCGCCCACATCCAGGACGCGGGCTTCCGTATCCTGGGGATGAAGCTGACGCAGATCAGCCTGCCGCAGGCGCAGAAGTTCTACGAGGTGCACAGGGAGCGCGGCTTCTACGGCGAGCTGGTCGAGTTCATGTCCAGCGGCCCGAGCGTCGTGCTGGCGCTGGAGGCGGAGAACGCGGTGCAGAAATGGCGCGACACCATCGGCGCCACCGACCCGGCCGAGGCCGCCGAGGGCACCATCCGCAAGCTCTACGCGGAGAACAAGGGCCGCAACGCCGTGCACGGCTCCGACAGCGACGAGAACGCCGCCATCGAGATCGCCTTCTTCTTCAGCGGCCTCGAGCTGGTCGGCTGATCCGGCTCGCGGCGACGCAGACCGGCCCCGCTTCCGAAGCTCGGTGG
Coding sequences within:
- a CDS encoding CBS domain-containing protein — its product is MLRPEHVVAPLPADTVQAAVSALAQRLMDSGAVADPERLARLFSESRIRDLIHVGERVLLPHVRTDAVRELVVALGVAAVPLATATAGDEPVAQVVVLVLAPPSATGVYLQTVAALARVLRSDAVVDAMLAAHSAEEILAIPEVREITIQPRLTVRDVMTQRVHRVGPDAPVREVLDLVADHKLRAVPVVDDERGVLGMVTDRDLMRFFLPVVQKTTGESPASLKDTPVREVMSRSVICVSEDQALTEVMSIMVSKDIERLPVVSEGKLTGFLTRGDILRKLFAFP
- the ndk gene encoding nucleoside-diphosphate kinase; this translates as MSRTFAIIKPDAVQNGHAGKILAHIQDAGFRILGMKLTQISLPQAQKFYEVHRERGFYGELVEFMSSGPSVVLALEAENAVQKWRDTIGATDPAEAAEGTIRKLYAENKGRNAVHGSDSDENAAIEIAFFFSGLELVG